The Gloeocapsopsis sp. IPPAS B-1203 region TCACCCAGCAAGGTTTGTTCCTGAATATATGCCTTTAAGTGAATTGCTACCACTGATGCAGCGATCGCATCTATCAATGGTAATTGTTGTCAATGAATTTGGCGGTACTGTCGGCTTGATTACAATTCAAGATCTCGTTGCTCAAATCATTGGTAATACAGGCGAACTCGCAACTACAGACGAGTTACTCGTGCAAAACTTGGACGAACAAACTTTTCTTGTGCAAGCACAGATGAATCTTGAAGAACTAAATGAGTTACTTAAGCTAGATCTACCACTAAGCGATGACTATCAAACACTAGCCGGTTTCTTGCTTTACCAACTTCAAAAAGTTCCAGCGATCGGGGAAACTTTACACTACCAAAACTTAGAATTTACAGTAACATCAGCCCAAGGACCGCGTTTGCAACACATCCGCATTCGCCGTCTTCAGCCAAGATTCACTAATGAACATCAAGAGTAATATCAAACAAGATGCCCTTCGACTCCCTTCAGAGCTACTAAGCAGAGTATAATTTTATGCACTAAAACATAATTTATTTCGGTGTTTTAATGTAGGTAGACTTTGTTTGTATAGCAGCGAATTTATTTGCACTCGTATTGACATCACTATGATTACGCCACAAATGGAAAAATATTTTCCAACTTCCCTGTCAAGTTATAGTCGTTATGACTAAAATTAATTTACCTCAGCGTTGGCATGAGTGTTCGTAATCTCACAAGATGACTATATTCAAGCAAGTAATCTCTGGCACATCTTTTCTGAAGAGAAAAACCGTACAGCACAAGCGATCGCTGGGGCGCTAAGTGGAGCAAGACAAGATATTCAAATGCGGCACCTGTACCACTTTTTCCAAGCTGATGTCGATTACAGTCGGTGCGTTGCTCAGGCGTTAAGTATAGAAATTGACCCCTGCATGCTACAACACAACCCTCAAGCTGTTACGGTATAAGTTATGTATCATTTTCCGCCGTAAACTTAATACTAAAAGGGGTGTGTTTAAACACCCCTACTCACAGTACTTATCAGCTTTATCTGAATTTATTGCCTCAGAAAGAACGGTAACTATAGTGCTTAATTTCAAGTAACCGCATCTCAATTAAACTTGAATCCCGACAGGGCAGGCAACATTAGTTCCACCTAAACCACAGTAGCCGTTAGGGTTTTTTGCTAAATACTGCTGATGATAGCCTTCAGCATAATAAAATTCAGGAGCATCTAAAATTTCTGTTGTAATTGTTTTGTACCCTGCTGCACTCAACGCTTGTTGATAAGCTTCTTTGGAAGCTTCAGCTAGTTTTTTCTGAGTTTCAGAGTATACATAAATTCCAGAGCGGTATTGTGTGCCTACGTCATTGCCTTGACGCATTCCTTGAGTAGGATTGTGACTTTCCCAGAATGTTTTCAAGAGTTGCTCGTAGCTAACCACTTTAGGGTCGAACACAACAAGCACAACTTCATTGTGTCCTGTCATTCCTGTGCAAACTTCTTGATAAGTAGGGTTTGGTGTTATACCTGCTGCGTAACCTACGGCTGTAACAAAAACTCCATCTAGCTGCCAGAATTTGCGTTCTGCTCCCCAAAAGCAACCCAAACCAAACACAGCGGTTTCCATCCCATTGGGGTATGGTGGCTGTAGAGGATTGCCGTTAACAAAGTGACGTTCGGGAACTGACATCTTTGCCGCACGTCCTGGCAAGGCTTCTTCTGGCTTAGGTAGCGTTGATTTTTTACCAAGTCCAAACAGCATAGTGATTTATGAAAAAATTTATATTCCTTAATATAACGCGATCGCCCATCTAATCGTTTGCTACTACTTAAATAACTCTCAGTAACTAAGTACATCCAAATAAACTTTTGCTTTTCTCACCTCGGACTCCGTCCTGCTGGGCTTCGCCTCGCTGGGCTTCGCTAACGCTAACGCTAACACCCCTCAACACCAGTTTGCTCAACGGAGGACACCTCCGCACGAAAAAAGCGGCTCCTCCTCACCCCTGTTCGATAAGTTTGCGCGCGGTAGGAAATCGGATCTTCCAATCCCAATTCTGCAAAAGCTGCTAAGCGCAAGCGGCAAGCATCACAAACACCACAGGCAATGCCACCTCCAGCATAGCAAGACCAAGTTTTTTCCCAAGGTACACCTAGCTGATTGCCTAATTGAATAATTTCCGTTTTTTTCAAGTTAATTAAAGGCGTCTCAATTGCGATCGGTTGTCCCTCGCGTCCTTGCTTGGTACCGAGACGAAAAACTTCTTGCATGGCTTGAATATAGTCAGGACGACAATCAGGATATCCTGAGTAATCAAGGGCATTAACACCTATGTAAACACGCTCTGCAGCGATTGTTTCTGCATAAGCTAAGGCAAAACTTAAGAAAATTGTGTTGCGGGCAGGAACGTATGTGATAGGAATATCTTGAGACATCTCTGACACAGAACGATCGCTTGGTAAAGCAATACTGGTATCGGTTAATGCCGAACCCCCCCAAGAACGTAAGTCAAAAGTTACCAACTTATGAGTCAGCACTTGAGTCGATTGGGCGATCGCGATCGCGGCTTTTAGCTCGCGCTGATGTCGCTGTTGATAATCAAATGAGAGCGCATGGCACTTGTAACCATCTGCCACTGCTTGGTACAGTACCGTAGAAGAGTCTAAACCTCCAGACAATAAAATGACCGCTTTCATCACTAAACCTCTTAACTTGACAATCTATTTACTTTCTAATTTTCCCTAACCTCTAGCCCTCACCGCTTAGTCCATTCATAATGGACAGGTCAGAAAGTGACACATTGCGCCTACGCTATACACCTCAGCAAAATCACAATGATTGAAACCTAGCTTGGTGATAAACGTAACAATCTGTGGAACATATAAGTAAATTTGAAATTCTTCATAAATAGAGTCATTATGCTACCATCTGGATGATTTGAGACTGTAATCCAGTCAAAATTGCGTATTGGCGCTGTTATAGATGCGTCTTGATAGTTTTGGTGGTGGAGGAGAAGACAGAGGAGTGCAAAGCATGACAGTGGGACAACCCATCCCTCATTTACAGCGCAACCAGCCTCAACCAATCCGTGTTGGCGTGA contains the following coding sequences:
- a CDS encoding catalase-related domain-containing protein; translated protein: MFVISQDDYIQASNLWHIFSEEKNRTAQAIAGALSGARQDIQMRHLYHFFQADVDYSRCVAQALSIEIDPCMLQHNPQAVTV
- the msrA gene encoding peptide-methionine (S)-S-oxide reductase MsrA — translated: MLFGLGKKSTLPKPEEALPGRAAKMSVPERHFVNGNPLQPPYPNGMETAVFGLGCFWGAERKFWQLDGVFVTAVGYAAGITPNPTYQEVCTGMTGHNEVVLVVFDPKVVSYEQLLKTFWESHNPTQGMRQGNDVGTQYRSGIYVYSETQKKLAEASKEAYQQALSAAGYKTITTEILDAPEFYYAEGYHQQYLAKNPNGYCGLGGTNVACPVGIQV
- the queC gene encoding 7-cyano-7-deazaguanine synthase QueC — translated: MKAVILLSGGLDSSTVLYQAVADGYKCHALSFDYQQRHQRELKAAIAIAQSTQVLTHKLVTFDLRSWGGSALTDTSIALPSDRSVSEMSQDIPITYVPARNTIFLSFALAYAETIAAERVYIGVNALDYSGYPDCRPDYIQAMQEVFRLGTKQGREGQPIAIETPLINLKKTEIIQLGNQLGVPWEKTWSCYAGGGIACGVCDACRLRLAAFAELGLEDPISYRAQTYRTGVRRSRFFRAEVSSVEQTGVEGC